Proteins from a single region of Budorcas taxicolor isolate Tak-1 chromosome 7, Takin1.1, whole genome shotgun sequence:
- the IBA57 gene encoding putative transferase CAF17, mitochondrial has translation MAAAALLRGAAPGCGGPAWSWRLRAAPRRHLAHSGCCQGADSASGATWACFLLGERALVRVRGPDSAPFLLGLLTNELPLPGPAVGEASTSARAGYAHFLNVQGRTLYDVILYGLPERSGEQPTFLLECDSSVVDALQRHLLLHKIRRKVTVEPCPELRVWAVLPCAPGEAGGAVPPRKKAECADILTRDPRTACMGWRLLSQDEGSALVPGGRLGDPQDYHRHRYQQGVPEGVHDLPPGVALPLESNLAFMNGISFTKGCYIGQELTARTHHMGVIRKRLFPVQFSGALPGGGIAPGASVLTESGQAAGKYRAGLGDVGLALLRSEKIKGPLHIRTSESGLVALTASVPDWWPTATK, from the exons ATGGCGGCCGCGGCACTGCTCAGGGGTGCGGCTCCAGGGTGCGGCGGCCCGGCCTGGAGCTGGCGGCTGCGCGCGGCTCCGAGGCGCCACCTGGCTCACAGCGGCTGCTGTCAGGGCGCTGACTCCGCTAGCGGCGCAACATGGGCCTGCTTTCTGCTAGGCGAGCGTGCCCTAGTGCGCGTGCGCGGGCCGGACTCGGCGCCCTTTCTCCTAGGTCTGCTGACCAATGAGCTGCCGCTTCCGGGTCCTGCGGTTGGCGAGGCGTCAACGTCGGCCCGAGCGGGCTACGCCCACTTCCTCAATGTGCAGGGACGCACTCTCTATGACGTCATTCTCTACGG GCTCCCTGAGCGCTCCGGTGAACAGCCCACCTTCCTCCTGGAGTGCGACAGCTCCGTGGTCGATGCGCTGCAGAGGCACCTGTTGCTGCACAAGATCCGGCGGAAGGTTACGGTGGAGCCGTGCCCCGAGCTGCGCGTGTGGGCCGTGCTGCCGTGCGCCCCGGGGGAGGCCGGCGGGGCGGTGCCGCCgcggaagaaggctgagtgtgccGACATCCTCACGCGTGATCCCCGGACTGCCTGCATGGGCTGGCGGCTCCTCTCCCAGGATGAGGGTTCAGCCTTGGTGCCTGGGGGCCGTCTTGGGGACCCCCAGGATTATCACCGGCACCGGTACCAGCAAG GTGTTCCCGAGGGTGTCCACGACCTGCCCCCAGGAGTGGCGCTGCCCCTGGAGTCCAACCTGGCCTTCATGAACGGCATCAGCTTCACCAAGGGCTGCTACATCGGCCAGGAGCTGACAGCTCGCACCCACCACATGGGTGTTATCCGGAAGCGCCTCTTCCCAGTACAGTTCTCAGGTGCCCTTCCTGGCGGCGGCATTGCCCCCGGCGCCTCTGTGCTCACCGAGTCAGGGCAGGCAGCCGGCAAgtacagggcagggctgggggacgTGGGTCTGGCCCTGCTGCGGTCTGAGAAAATTAAGGGTCCTCTCCACATCAGAACCTCTGAGAGTGGCCTTGTGGCCCTTACTGCGTCTGTGCCAGACTGGTGGCCCACAGCCACCAAGTAG